Within the Dialister hominis genome, the region GCGCCCGCGGAGCTGAAGTTCTTGGCATCGGTTATGAAGATGATGCAGAAATCGGCAAGTACACGACGGAAACTGTCAGAATCCCGAGAGTGGATCCTTTCATTGCGCCGATCCTTTCCGTTATCCCCATGCAGCTTCTGGCTTACTACACCAGCATCAAGAGAGGCAACAATGTAGATAAGCCCCGCAACCTTGCCAAGTCTGTAACGGTTGAATAATTGAAAATATGACTGGATTGCAAAGAGGCAGGTGGAGAGCCCTGCTTCTGGCAATCTTTTCATTTATGGATATTTTGTCAGTCACCCATTATAACCAAATCGATCATCAAATATCATAAGGAGGCATCGTTATGGATGTTATTTTTTCCGGAATTCAGCCCAGCGGCGACCTTACACTGGGAAATTATCTTGGGGCATTGAAGAATTTTATTCCGTTCCAGGATAAGGCAGAATGCTTCTACTGCATTGTAAATCAGCATGCGATCACAGTGCCGCAGGATCCAAAGCTTCTTCATGAAAGAACAAGAAACCTGGCAGCATTATATATTGCAGCAGGACTGGATCCGAAAAAAGCAACAATTTTTGTTCAGTCTGAAGTGCCGGAACATGCCCTTCTCGGATGGATGATGATCTGCAGCGCCTATGTAGGCGAAATGGAAAGAATGACCCAGTATAAGTCCAAAGCGCAGAAACAGGAGAAGAAGAACGGCTTTATCCCTCTTGGACTTTTGACCTATCCTCCGCTGATGGCAGCTGATATACTGCTTTATCAGGCAACATTCGTGCCGGTAGGCGATGACCAGCGCCAGCATATGGAAATCACAAGAGACCTGGCAGAAAGATTCAACCGTAAATACGGGGAAGTCTTCACGCTGCCGGAAATGTGGGCTCCTGAAGGAGGCGCACGTGTCATGAGCCTTCAGGAACCGACAAAGAAGATGAGCAAATCGGATGACAACGAATGGGCTACCATTCATATGCTTGATGAACCGGACGTTATTACAAAGAAGATCAAGAGAGCAGTGACCGACTCTATCGGACACGTTCATTATGACAAGGAAAACCAGCCCGGCGTTTCCAACCTGATGAGCATCCATTCCGCTTTCTCGGGCAAGAACTTCGAAGAAATCGAGAAGATGTATGAAGGACAGGGCTACGGCGTGTTCAAGAAAGACCTGATCGATCTCATTGTCGATCAGATGAGCCCTATCCTGAGCCGCTATAAAGAATTGATGGGTAGCCCGGAACTGGATTCCATTCTTGATGAAGGCGCAGCAAAAGCGCATGCAAGAGCAAGCATTACCTATAACAAGGCCATTCATGCCATGGGTCTGTACCGTAAATAAGAAAAAAGGGTCTGTGACGAAATGTGCAGTCATTTCGCCACAGGCCCTTTTGCGTATGCAGATCATAATATAAAAGGGGATGTGACAAAATTCATCCCAACAAAAAGGGCTCTGCCCCGGATCATTTGGTCCGGGGCAGAGCCTTTCGTGTTATAATTTTTTACAATGAAAAATAACAACACTAGCAATCATTTTACCGCAGAACAAGGCATTTTGCCAATGTTTCCCTCTGAGATTCTCAATGTCGATGATCCTGTTTTAATGTATGACAGATTTATGGAGGAAATCGATCTTAAAAAGTACCTTCGTTACATACCGACGCGTGGCGCTGGCAGACCCAGGTATAATCCCGTCAACATGCTGAAAACGATCATCTATGGTTTCGCAGAAGAAGGATATTGCTCTTTTAGAAAACTTGAAGATAATTGCAGGGTTAATATCAGATATATGTACCTGATGAATTATGAAGCCCCATCCTATCGGACATTCTGTCATTTCGTGAAGGGCTTTCTTAAGTATTCTCTCAAGGATATCTTTTATTCAATTACGAAAGAACTCTGCGGCAAACTCAACGTGGATTTGCAGCATATATATATTGACGGTTCCAAGTTTGAAGCGAACGCAAATAAATACAGCTGGGTATGGAAGAAATCCGCTGAAAAATCCCGCTACAAGCTTTTTGCCAAGATTACCAGCCTTTTTGAGTTACTCAATGATGATCTTAAGTATGACCATATGAGTGTAAACATCAATACAGAATACGCTCCGGACTATCTGCGTCTGGTATTGGATAAATTAAAAGAAATCTGGCAGATTGATGAGACGGCCTTTGTTCATGGAAGCGGGCATCGCAAGTCCGATCATCAACGCAAGTATGAGCAGCTTAAGGCATATACATCAAAACTTGAAGAATATGTTGAGAAGATACAGATATGCGGTACTTCCAGAAACAGTTATTCGAAGACCGATACGGATGCAACATTCATGCGAATCAAGTCGGACTACATGGGAAATGATCAGCTTCTGCCTGCATACAATGTCCAAATAGGTGTTGCCGATGAATTTATTGCCGTAATTGATGTTAACCAGTATCGTTCAGATATGGATTGCTTCGTACCGCTGATGGAGGAATTCCACGAAGTCTATGGGGCTTATCCTAAGTATCCTGTGGCAGATGCAGGATATGGATCTTTCAACAATTACATCTATTGCGAGCAGCACGGTATGGAAAAGTATATGAAATTCCCCATGTACAAGAAAGAAACGAAAGACAAGAAATACCATACCAATCCGTTTCGGCCAATAAACTTTAGAGTTGATGAGAATGGAACCATCCGTTGTCCAAATGACAGGGCTTTCAAATTTATCTATAGACATCTGGTCAGAGGGAACTTATACGGCAGGCAGGAGGAAGTATTTGAATGCGAAGACTGCCAAGGATGCCCGCTGGCAGAGCAATGTAAAAAGACCCCGAAGAACAAAAGAATCTCATTGAGCAGAGAACGGAATAACATGTACCAGGAGGTTCAGGATAATCTGGAAAGCATCCATGGAGCCCTGCTAAGAATGAACCGGTCAATCCAGGCTGAAGGAACTTTTGGAATCATGAAACATGACAGATGGTACAAAAGAATCGTCAGAAAAGGGATAGATTCTGTAAAAGCCGAGTTATACCTGGTAGCACTTGGCTATAATTTAAGGAAATACATCACAAAAATAATGCGTATAAGGATTGCCGCCTAAGACAATATAATTAAAAGTCTTATGGGGGTAAGGGGGCTTACGCGCATTTTTACGTAAAAGGCTTACAGCAGAGCTAAAAATGATGAAATAAAGACGCAAAAAAGAGGCTGCAACAAAATGATTA harbors:
- the trpS gene encoding tryptophan--tRNA ligase, which encodes MDVIFSGIQPSGDLTLGNYLGALKNFIPFQDKAECFYCIVNQHAITVPQDPKLLHERTRNLAALYIAAGLDPKKATIFVQSEVPEHALLGWMMICSAYVGEMERMTQYKSKAQKQEKKNGFIPLGLLTYPPLMAADILLYQATFVPVGDDQRQHMEITRDLAERFNRKYGEVFTLPEMWAPEGGARVMSLQEPTKKMSKSDDNEWATIHMLDEPDVITKKIKRAVTDSIGHVHYDKENQPGVSNLMSIHSAFSGKNFEEIEKMYEGQGYGVFKKDLIDLIVDQMSPILSRYKELMGSPELDSILDEGAAKAHARASITYNKAIHAMGLYRK
- a CDS encoding IS1182 family transposase, whose translation is MKNNNTSNHFTAEQGILPMFPSEILNVDDPVLMYDRFMEEIDLKKYLRYIPTRGAGRPRYNPVNMLKTIIYGFAEEGYCSFRKLEDNCRVNIRYMYLMNYEAPSYRTFCHFVKGFLKYSLKDIFYSITKELCGKLNVDLQHIYIDGSKFEANANKYSWVWKKSAEKSRYKLFAKITSLFELLNDDLKYDHMSVNINTEYAPDYLRLVLDKLKEIWQIDETAFVHGSGHRKSDHQRKYEQLKAYTSKLEEYVEKIQICGTSRNSYSKTDTDATFMRIKSDYMGNDQLLPAYNVQIGVADEFIAVIDVNQYRSDMDCFVPLMEEFHEVYGAYPKYPVADAGYGSFNNYIYCEQHGMEKYMKFPMYKKETKDKKYHTNPFRPINFRVDENGTIRCPNDRAFKFIYRHLVRGNLYGRQEEVFECEDCQGCPLAEQCKKTPKNKRISLSRERNNMYQEVQDNLESIHGALLRMNRSIQAEGTFGIMKHDRWYKRIVRKGIDSVKAELYLVALGYNLRKYITKIMRIRIAA